The proteins below are encoded in one region of Metabacillus dongyingensis:
- a CDS encoding ATP-binding protein: MTSQLEALNLPNNILSDIKKRSETFKNSEDAMLIGKGGYMPSEDAILFDAMIALSLGKNVLLKGPTGSGKTKLAETLSNLFGQPMHNINCSVDLDAEALLGYKTISQEGSKTSIEFIEGPVIHAMKKGHILYIDEINMAKPETLPILNGVLDYRKMITNPFTGEVIKASSDFGVIAAINEGYVGTVPLNEALKNRFVVIEVPYIQGEQLKAVLRSQSMLTNEKLISQFVTLSSDLITQVQNGQISEEAASVRALIDTCDLAVYMPPLRAISRGITEKLEDDREKAAIQNIAETLFV, encoded by the coding sequence ATGACATCACAATTAGAAGCTTTAAATCTCCCGAATAATATACTGTCAGACATAAAAAAAAGATCGGAAACATTTAAAAACAGCGAAGATGCGATGCTGATCGGCAAAGGCGGGTACATGCCTTCAGAAGATGCGATTTTATTTGATGCCATGATCGCTTTATCATTAGGCAAAAATGTTTTATTAAAAGGACCTACAGGATCGGGTAAAACAAAGCTTGCCGAGACACTGTCAAATCTTTTCGGCCAGCCGATGCACAACATAAATTGCAGCGTGGATCTTGATGCGGAGGCCCTGCTTGGCTACAAAACCATCTCGCAGGAAGGTTCGAAAACGAGCATTGAATTTATTGAAGGTCCTGTCATTCATGCGATGAAAAAAGGTCATATCTTATATATAGATGAAATTAATATGGCGAAGCCCGAAACATTGCCGATTTTAAATGGAGTGCTGGACTACCGTAAAATGATTACGAATCCATTTACAGGAGAGGTAATCAAAGCAAGCAGCGACTTTGGCGTGATTGCAGCTATTAATGAAGGTTACGTAGGTACTGTTCCTTTAAATGAAGCCCTAAAAAATCGTTTCGTTGTGATTGAAGTGCCATATATTCAAGGTGAACAGCTAAAGGCCGTACTGCGCTCACAATCTATGCTTACAAATGAAAAGCTGATCAGTCAGTTTGTTACTCTTTCATCTGATCTGATCACCCAGGTGCAGAATGGTCAAATTTCGGAAGAAGCTGCGTCTGTAAGAGCACTTATCGACACATGTGACTTAGCTGTCTATATGCCGCCGCTTCGGGCTATCTCACGCGGAATCACTGAAAAACTTGAAGACGACAGGGAAAAGGCAGCGATTCAAAATATTGCAGAAACTCTTTTTGTGTAA
- a CDS encoding spore germination protein, with protein MFWNKKKRGLVQQESTKQTLALENQPLSIEEFKKILEKMDDAEIIEPEKNDFHKLTLIYIRTLIDLERLNESIIEPLKRSAQEQVLKKMAASKIKEVTSIAEANKQLFSGAVLIYDPANNVWAAIPLKNPLGRSIETSETETILYGAKDSFSENIEDNISLIRHRLPIPRLKTEKFTVGSLSQSTAVIMYIEGLTNPEFIETAKKKIEEINFDLFFDSSQLAAFMEENSNSIFPQFQQTDRPDVCAYSLGLGKITILLDNTPFVLVAPITFFHLFQSPEDYINRWPVASFLRCIRYLSFFISITLIPFYVALTTHHYQMIPLQILFVLMESRTKLPFSPFWEAFLMLIILEIIKEASLRMPTKSSQTLGVIGGIVIGQAAVEAAFASKVLIVMVGISTIASFLIPNYLMTKANSLIQFGFLILSSIFGIFGIAIGLILLFAHLNGLNSLKEPYFSPVAPFYGKDWNDLFIRGPLTKMKERPEHLHPVQKWRYSQRR; from the coding sequence ATGTTTTGGAATAAGAAAAAAAGGGGTTTAGTGCAGCAAGAAAGCACGAAGCAAACACTGGCTCTGGAAAATCAGCCCTTATCTATAGAAGAGTTTAAAAAAATACTCGAAAAAATGGATGACGCTGAAATTATTGAGCCTGAAAAGAATGACTTTCATAAGCTGACGCTGATCTATATAAGGACATTAATTGACCTAGAGCGTTTGAATGAAAGTATTATTGAACCACTTAAAAGATCAGCACAAGAGCAAGTATTAAAAAAGATGGCTGCATCAAAAATTAAGGAAGTTACCTCTATCGCTGAAGCAAATAAACAGCTTTTTTCAGGGGCTGTTTTGATATATGATCCTGCTAATAATGTTTGGGCTGCTATTCCGCTTAAAAACCCTCTAGGCAGATCAATAGAAACTTCAGAAACAGAGACAATTTTATATGGTGCTAAAGATAGTTTCAGTGAAAATATTGAAGATAATATTTCATTGATTCGACATAGGCTTCCAATTCCGAGATTAAAAACGGAAAAATTCACTGTTGGATCTTTAAGTCAGTCCACCGCAGTCATCATGTACATAGAAGGCCTGACCAATCCTGAATTTATAGAGACTGCAAAAAAGAAGATTGAAGAAATTAATTTTGACCTTTTTTTTGACTCTTCTCAGCTGGCCGCTTTTATGGAGGAGAACAGTAACAGTATCTTCCCCCAATTTCAGCAAACGGATCGGCCGGATGTTTGCGCTTATTCGCTGGGTCTGGGTAAAATTACGATTCTTTTAGACAATACTCCTTTTGTGCTTGTAGCACCGATCACTTTTTTTCACTTGTTCCAATCACCAGAGGATTATATAAACCGATGGCCAGTTGCCAGTTTTTTAAGATGCATTCGTTACTTGAGCTTTTTTATTTCAATTACTTTAATCCCTTTTTATGTTGCATTAACTACACATCATTATCAGATGATTCCTCTTCAAATTTTATTTGTCCTGATGGAATCCAGAACAAAACTGCCCTTCTCCCCTTTCTGGGAAGCCTTTCTAATGCTGATCATCTTGGAGATTATTAAAGAGGCAAGCTTAAGAATGCCGACAAAATCCAGTCAAACCCTTGGTGTAATTGGGGGTATAGTCATTGGTCAAGCTGCCGTAGAAGCAGCCTTTGCCAGTAAAGTTTTAATTGTCATGGTTGGAATATCAACGATTGCATCTTTTTTAATCCCAAATTATTTAATGACAAAAGCAAATTCCCTGATCCAATTTGGCTTTCTGATTTTATCTTCTATTTTTGGAATCTTTGGCATTGCGATTGGTTTGATCCTGCTTTTTGCCCACCTTAATGGACTAAATTCTTTAAAGGAACCTTATTTTTCACCGGTTGCCCCCTTCTATGGAAAGGATTGGAATGATCTATTCATACGAGGTCCGCTGACAAAAATGAAAGAGCGTCCTGAACATTTGCATCCTGTTCAGAAATGGAGATACAGTCAAAGGAGATGA
- a CDS encoding GerAB/ArcD/ProY family transporter: MKPISLYDRTYAFNGMYIMLMTNRLQMLYFFIVLPMYLIHPYMIWGIIGVGILSQLNLILLSKWFQSEYSKKGYQGFIELFGKRMVRFFSFLGLFFILLKILVIVLGYAEIVEQFIFPSMNSKWLILTILLVCFYVASQGMEKTIGFAVIAFFCTAWLILLFYIFFLPPNASVYDLYPLIPFDWPDGSWKSLLLIWSSLSGPEYLICLATWLKPNQNFLKYLSFANAMTILEYLLLFIASLLFFGADYLSFSKFPIVHLARYLQFPFIERIDIILISILLFNAIFAGALLLLYFYGGLKIAASKLNKQSRRVGFYACFIIIFICLYLSNEWLSQFGMEQSVLLNIQIWSGALTYLLVPSFLFSAMKRKGREKT; this comes from the coding sequence ATGAAACCTATTTCTCTATATGATCGAACGTATGCCTTTAACGGTATGTATATCATGCTTATGACAAATAGGCTTCAGATGCTCTATTTCTTTATTGTCTTGCCAATGTACTTGATTCACCCCTATATGATTTGGGGAATTATCGGGGTTGGCATTCTTTCACAGTTAAATTTGATTTTGCTGTCTAAATGGTTTCAATCTGAGTATTCTAAAAAAGGATATCAAGGATTTATCGAATTATTCGGCAAGCGCATGGTTCGATTTTTTTCTTTCCTAGGATTGTTTTTCATTCTTTTAAAAATATTAGTAATCGTGCTAGGTTACGCAGAGATTGTAGAACAGTTTATTTTCCCTTCCATGAACAGCAAGTGGCTGATCCTTACGATTTTGCTCGTTTGCTTCTACGTTGCCTCGCAGGGAATGGAAAAAACCATTGGCTTTGCAGTGATTGCCTTTTTTTGTACAGCTTGGCTCATTCTCTTATTTTATATTTTTTTCCTGCCTCCAAATGCTTCTGTTTACGACCTTTACCCTCTCATACCGTTTGATTGGCCGGACGGTTCATGGAAAAGTTTATTGTTGATTTGGTCATCATTGTCAGGACCAGAATATTTAATCTGTTTAGCAACTTGGCTGAAGCCAAATCAGAACTTCCTTAAATATCTCTCTTTTGCAAATGCCATGACGATTCTGGAATACTTACTTTTATTTATTGCTTCTTTACTGTTCTTCGGAGCAGATTATTTAAGCTTCAGTAAATTTCCTATTGTTCATTTGGCACGATATCTTCAATTTCCTTTCATTGAGAGAATCGATATCATTTTAATTTCGATCCTTTTATTTAACGCCATCTTTGCGGGAGCATTGTTATTATTGTATTTTTATGGCGGCTTAAAAATTGCTGCTTCAAAATTGAATAAACAATCGAGGAGGGTCGGTTTTTACGCCTGTTTTATTATTATATTTATCTGTCTCTATCTTTCTAATGAATGGCTTAGTCAATTTGGAATGGAACAGAGCGTATTATTGAACATTCAAATTTGGTCAGGAGCTTTAACTTATTTACTTGTTCCGTCTTTCTTATTTTCAGCCATGAAACGAAAAGGACGTGAAAAGACATGA
- a CDS encoding Ger(x)C family spore germination protein, translating into MSKLKKRTAGLSLIFMILLTGCSPFVENNTIEEIAPVTFWSARSGENDQVILSTLTPPLLKEKKRIITMQVDLLKQGSKNFNLNYYREIKSGQVRMLIISEDFAKKGITFLINTLLADPDISQRIYLVVVNGNFDEYLQNQLEQEENIDYYLYRMLKHYEENDQGELTIANLHEYKNKLYTPYSDPILPVFKIEEDNFVYAGTGIFRNDKLLYTLSYLEDQIYQLIDNNYYLKFLPLSSFSAVLGQVRSDVKIDLNPSRDILSLNVNLHARLEEYRGDKNLFNEKELTTLNNELETYFEKQTKELIKKLQDLEADPIEIGKRIKTPFTKPPTEKEWLQKWGKLKVEVSYQLDIEPLTNMKNEKE; encoded by the coding sequence ATGAGTAAACTAAAAAAAAGGACTGCCGGCTTATCGCTTATCTTTATGATTCTATTAACCGGATGCAGTCCCTTTGTCGAGAACAATACGATCGAAGAGATAGCACCCGTTACTTTTTGGTCTGCCAGGTCTGGTGAAAATGATCAAGTAATATTAAGCACATTAACCCCGCCCCTGCTCAAAGAAAAGAAACGGATCATTACGATGCAGGTGGACCTTTTAAAACAGGGCAGCAAAAATTTTAATTTGAATTATTACCGCGAAATAAAATCAGGACAAGTTCGAATGCTCATCATTTCTGAAGATTTCGCTAAAAAAGGTATTACCTTTTTAATTAATACTTTGCTTGCTGATCCTGATATTTCACAGCGCATCTATTTGGTAGTCGTAAATGGGAACTTTGATGAATATCTTCAAAATCAGCTGGAACAGGAAGAAAACATTGACTATTATCTCTACCGTATGCTTAAGCATTATGAGGAAAATGACCAAGGGGAACTCACAATTGCAAATTTGCATGAATATAAAAATAAATTATATACACCTTACTCTGATCCTATTCTGCCTGTATTTAAAATTGAGGAGGACAATTTCGTATACGCTGGAACAGGTATTTTCAGAAATGACAAGCTTCTTTATACCCTCTCCTATTTAGAGGATCAAATTTATCAGCTGATTGATAACAATTACTATTTAAAATTCCTTCCGCTGTCATCTTTCTCTGCTGTACTTGGGCAAGTCCGCTCAGATGTGAAGATCGATCTGAACCCCAGCAGAGATATCCTTTCATTAAATGTTAATTTACATGCAAGACTTGAGGAGTACAGAGGAGATAAAAACCTTTTCAATGAAAAAGAATTAACGACGCTTAATAATGAACTGGAAACATATTTTGAAAAACAGACAAAAGAATTAATCAAAAAGCTGCAAGATTTAGAAGCAGATCCTATTGAAATAGGAAAACGCATTAAAACACCTTTTACTAAGCCGCCTACTGAAAAAGAGTGGCTGCAAAAATGGGGAAAATTGAAAGTGGAAGTGAGCTATCAGCTTGATATCGAGCCTCTAACAAATATGAAAAATGAAAAAGAATGA
- a CDS encoding iron-sulfur cluster assembly accessory protein, whose amino-acid sequence MNCKINRNAAKELKKLLSTEEADGKMIRVVVTEMHGDHAHYDLALDTPTEHDEIVKTDKEIDVLLDQREDFLDGVWIQYFYVPDPGFVITNSQKGTHRH is encoded by the coding sequence ATGCTGCAAAAGAATTAAAAAAGCTGCTGAGTACGGAAGAAGCTGATGGTAAAATGATACGTGTCGTTGTGACTGAAATGCACGGCGATCACGCTCATTATGACCTAGCGCTTGATACACCGACTGAGCATGATGAAATTGTAAAGACAGATAAAGAGATTGATGTGCTGCTTGATCAGCGCGAAGACTTTTTAGACGGCGTATGGATTCAGTATTTTTATGTGCCCGATCCAGGATTTGTCATCACAAACTCACAAAAAGGCACTCATAGACATTAA